A window of Kwoniella newhampshirensis strain CBS 13917 chromosome 9, whole genome shotgun sequence contains these coding sequences:
- a CDS encoding iron-sulfur clusters transporter ATM1, mitochondrial gives MSFASCSRHVLHRPQAFLSIAGPSRQAHSSCFGRASAPRRQNESLSPPQRVSQAALASRIRQRFKSSPLAASFSTTPRRSSPPPHPSGTAASQPRAPATVRTEKVTAPVASTTEKSQDKTDWSIIVKLAGNIWPKDNPKVKLRVLGALGLLVAGKVLNVQVPFFFKAIIDGLNVPITDSTTVWVLAGASIAGYGAARILTTLFGELRNAVFASISQSAIRKVARETFEHLLSMDMKFHLERQTGGLTRAIDRGTKGISFILSSIVFHVIPTALEISMVCGILSWKFGWDFAAVTGITMVLYTWFTVQTTAWRTKFRKDANAADNKGATVAVDSLINYEAVKAFNNERFEVAQYDATLKSYEKASVKIATSLAALNSGQNLIFSSALTMMMLLGAQGIVKGTMTVGDLVMINQLVFQLSLPLNFLGTVYRELRQSLIDMDVMFNLQSLDSAIKDQPNTKPLSLKGGEIRFENVNFGYHPDRPIFKDISFTIPAGKKVAIVGPSGCGKSTVFRLLFRFYDSQTGRILIDGQDIKDVSLESLRKAIGVVPQDTPLFHADILHNIRYGNLDATDDEVIAAAKKAHVEETIQRLPEKYKTKVGERGLMISGGEKQRLAVARLLLKDPPILFFDEATSALDVYTETELMRNINSLLVDQTKTSVFIAHRLRTISDADLIIVLRDGKVAEQGSHEELMKIEGGVYYRLWQAQLTESTQSTAADPQREEAEIVQKK, from the exons atgAGCTTCGCGTCCTGCAGCCGACATGTTCTGCATCGACCGCAAGCATTTCTATCAATAGCTGGGCCCTCGAGGCAAGCGCATTCTTCATGCTTTGGCCGGGCGTCGGCTCCTCGACGGCAGAATGAGTCTCTCTCACCACCACAGAGGGTCTCACAGGCAGCGTTAGCATCTCGAATACGGCAACGCTTCAAGTCATCACCCCTCGCTGCCTCCTTTTCGACGACACCACGTCGGTCTTCACCACCGCCACACCCCTCGGGCACCGCGGCCTCCCAACCTCGGGCTCCGGCCACGGTCAGGACGGAGAAAGTGACCGCTCCAGTAGCTTCGACGACGGAAAAGTCGCAAGACAAAACGGACTGGagcatcatcgtcaagtTAGCGGGAAATATATGGCCCAAAGACAACCCAAAGGTCAAATTAAGAGTGTTGGGCGCTCTCGGTCTCTTGGTCGCGGGCAAAGTGTTGAACGTCCAGGTGccattcttcttcaaagCGATCATAGATGGGCTGAATGTACCTATAACGGATTCCACCACTGTATGGGTGTTAGCAGGGGCGAGCATAGCCGGCT ATGGCGCTGCGAGGATCCTAACAACCCTCTTCGGCGAACTGAGGAACGCTGTCTTCGCCTCAATCTCTCAAAGCGCCATTCGGAAAGTCGCGAGAGAGACTTTTGAACATCTACTGAGCATGGACATGAAGTTTCACTTGGAGCGTCAGACCGGTGGTCTAACGAGAGCTATAGACCGAGGGACAAA AGGTATATCCTTCATCCTTTCCTCCATCGTCTTTCACGTCATCCCTACTGCCCTCGAAATCAGTATGGTGTGCGGTATCCTCTCATGGAAATTCGGATGGGATTTTGCCGCGGTGACTGGTATCACGATGGTGCTCTACACGTGGTTCACAGTGCAGACCACAGCATGGAGGACCAAATTCAGGAAGGACGCAAATGCTGCCGACAACAAGGGGGCAACGGTAGCGGTTGACTCGTTGATCAACTATGAGGCTGTCAAG GCGTTCAACAACGAGAGATTCGAAGTTGCCCAATACGACGCTACTCTCAAATCGTATGAGAAGGCTTCCGTCAAGATCGCGACATCGTTAGCAGCTCTCAATTCGGGGCAGAACCTTATCTTTTCGAGCGCGTTGACCATGATGATGCTGCTGGGTGCACAAGGGATTGTCAAAG GCACCATGACGGTCGGAGATCTGGTTATGATCAATCAACTTGTCTTCCAATTGTCCCTGCCTCTCAATTTCCTCGGTACTGTCTATCGAGAGTTGCGTCAAAGTTTGATCGATATGGACGTCATGTTCAACCTCCAATCTCTTGATTCGGCCATCAAA GACCAACCTAACACCAAGCCTCTTTCACTGAAGGGCGGCGAGATCCGTTTCGAGAACGTCAACTTTGGCTACCATCCTGATCGACCCATTTTCAAGGATatctccttcaccatccctGCTGGGAAGAAAGTGGCGATTGTTGGACCCTCTGGTTGCGGCAAATCCACCGTCTTCAGACTTCTCTTCCGATTCTACGATTCCCAGACCGGACGCATCCTCATAGATGGACAGGACATTAAGGACGTGTCTCTCGAGTCGCTCAGAAAGGCCATCGGAGTAGTCCCTCAAGACACACCACTTTTCCATGCCGACATCTTGCATAACATCAGATACGGAAACCTGGACGCGACAGACGATGAAGTGATTGCTgcagcgaagaaagctCACGTTGAGGAGACCATTCAAAGATTACCGGAGAAGTATAAGACGAaggtgggagagagaggattgaTGATTTCAGgtggagagaagcagaggtTGGCAGTGGCAAGATTGTTACTGAAGGACCCCCCAATACTGTTCTTCGACGAGGCGACCTCAGCACTGGACGTGTACACAGAAACGGAGTTAATGAGAAATATCAACTCGTTATTGGTTGATCAGACCAAAACGAGTGTCTTCATCGCACACAG ACTCCGTACCATCTCCGATGCGGACCTGATTATCGTTTTGCGAGACGGGAAAGTGGCAGAGCAAGGCTCACACGAAGAACTCATGAAGATCGAAGGAGGTGTATATTACAGATTATGGCAAGCACAACTCACGGAAAGTACCCAAAGTACAGCTGCAGACCCGCAGAGggaggaagcggagatAGTACAGAAGAAATGA